One segment of Pseudoalteromonas rubra DNA contains the following:
- a CDS encoding tRNA-uridine aminocarboxypropyltransferase translates to MKRAFCDHCHFPLRTCVCPFLGSLIHNRCKIVILQHPSEVKVAKNTVRLLSLQLSNIEVVQGESEADFSDIRSRLKSQVCALLYPSENAMTLDETRVQQEQPNIETLVVLDGTWKKVHKMLMLNPWLMSLSHVSFANLPENQYHIRKAEQAFSLSTLEATAHFLHLYEQISPAPFYQALAGMIEQQTRHMPDHVKLRYLSDE, encoded by the coding sequence ATGAAACGAGCCTTTTGCGACCACTGCCACTTTCCATTACGGACATGCGTTTGCCCATTCCTGGGCAGCCTCATTCACAATCGCTGTAAGATAGTGATATTACAACACCCCAGTGAGGTCAAAGTAGCCAAAAACACCGTTCGATTACTGTCACTGCAACTCAGTAATATCGAGGTCGTTCAAGGGGAATCTGAAGCCGACTTTAGCGATATCCGTAGCCGACTGAAATCGCAAGTCTGTGCCCTGCTTTATCCCTCTGAAAACGCAATGACGCTCGATGAAACGAGAGTTCAGCAAGAGCAGCCAAACATAGAAACATTGGTCGTGCTAGACGGTACCTGGAAGAAGGTACACAAAATGCTCATGCTTAATCCCTGGTTGATGAGCCTGTCACATGTGTCGTTCGCGAACTTGCCTGAAAATCAGTATCATATTCGTAAAGCTGAGCAGGCATTCAGCCTCTCGACCCTAGAAGCGACCGCCCATTTTTTACATCTTTATGAACAGATCTCACCAGCCCCTTTCTATCAGGCACTGGCTGGTATGATTGAGCAACAGACCAGGCACATGCCAGATCACGTAAAGCTTAGGTATCTGAGTGACGAATAA
- a CDS encoding CLCA_X family protein has translation MTNNRSTNRLKRQFFRNGPDYRFGDQASFDEIKTTFGFKTITLGAWVSKEEQYIAANLLYDALADLTQILSLPPVAIGLRGTLNLAFGSGGQAGVQAHYDSNKRTLALAKNAGGGALAHEWWHAFDHYIAKHMFHEARAHDFASALWLVQPPILSHPLNQQLDALFRLLFLSSSANEPSDYFKHAVLLDKARGGQYYARPQELTARAFEWVVANHPQIHNAFLVDDVLDSTLQLQGGFPDPGIAAATLATTTNYFQMLGAALYRQAQ, from the coding sequence GTGACGAATAATAGGTCGACTAACCGATTAAAACGCCAGTTTTTCCGTAATGGTCCGGATTACCGCTTTGGCGATCAAGCCAGTTTTGATGAAATCAAAACCACTTTCGGTTTTAAAACCATTACCTTAGGCGCCTGGGTGAGTAAGGAAGAGCAGTATATAGCAGCTAACCTGCTCTACGATGCGCTGGCTGATCTTACTCAGATCTTGTCACTGCCCCCTGTTGCGATTGGTTTGCGAGGTACATTGAATCTGGCCTTCGGTAGCGGTGGACAGGCCGGTGTGCAGGCCCATTATGACAGCAACAAGCGTACCCTGGCACTGGCTAAGAACGCAGGAGGCGGTGCACTCGCGCACGAATGGTGGCATGCTTTTGACCACTACATTGCCAAACACATGTTCCATGAGGCGCGCGCGCACGACTTTGCATCCGCACTTTGGCTGGTGCAGCCGCCTATACTGTCACACCCGCTTAATCAGCAGCTCGATGCATTATTTCGCTTGTTATTTCTGAGCAGTAGCGCAAACGAGCCGAGTGATTATTTTAAACATGCGGTGTTGCTGGATAAAGCACGTGGTGGCCAGTATTATGCGAGACCACAGGAGCTAACCGCACGCGCATTTGAATGGGTCGTCGCGAATCACCCCCAGATCCATAATGCTTTTTTAGTGGACGACGTACTCGACTCCACATTACAACTCCAGGGCGGCTTTCCCGACCCCGGCATCGCGGCAGCAACGCTCGCAACCACAACTAACTATTTTCAGATGCTAGGTGCTGCGTTATATCGTCAAGCGCAATGA
- a CDS encoding putative bifunctional diguanylate cyclase/phosphodiesterase, which yields MWSGVIRVIAVLLIVTTGLILESHAQPSDLFAGNQAPISLTTYNDATNQLTLAEIRQMTAQMSGSNQNIKLQRGIATWVRVEIPANTQGEQVIYAQPIQGVLRFYLERSGKLIQYTLIAPAKELASPAQAVLPHIKVPRSELSAQLFIQAQGTHPQVLSISMASEPDFVQLFSHRVFLFGVETGSIYFVAFFLVMMAVSQFRPGLLAIAGYVILIAVISGAESGINVLLFPTVMSGALVTYNSQFFLLSLACLLCFFHYFTAQKRLNEQHKYYLWRLLWALLLVVCISAPLHASYQLLFQVMAALVVTAYVAYILCVQPPQHQREARLLALVFTPALVLLVILMLGQLGVLASSRYYLLNHALLTGHVLLLAYFVYWHERQKKLLLLQYANHDKETGLPNRHMLQKALDGLQSTHQHHTLVMFRPKVLSVIRLNMGWDYAAIQLKSLLKKVQVQLDTYGRVTIAAEPNSKTQIYRLDDTLFAIVLRGKLELSQVEQYACLLASIFEEGINFKGELLVDQLEIGVASNPVHAQSTEALMQRALQAISARPLGTQKWQLFDHNDSLYLERRVKVASSLKYAVSQNQFTLYFQPQVKLQQGEVFGAEVLLRWHHPELGVIPPDEFIPIAEAFGMIPEITDWVVEQALSLQAELCSIYSQHVLSLNVSGKDIGRKDLAVQLITLISQLNLAPSQLMLEITESVTLANEVDLNEIIDGFKRLGVKMAIDDFGTGYSSLAYLSQLGVDEIKIDKSFVMNIASSATNQTICKATCDMAHNLGSMVVAEGVESVHCYQMLKAFGCDIGQGFYISRPLPFEEYKAWLTQFIALDDITQHLASENS from the coding sequence ATGTGGTCAGGCGTGATACGCGTGATAGCAGTATTGTTGATTGTAACGACAGGCCTGATTTTAGAGAGCCATGCTCAGCCCAGTGATCTATTCGCAGGCAATCAGGCGCCAATTTCGCTCACAACTTATAATGATGCGACAAATCAACTGACTCTGGCGGAGATCCGTCAAATGACGGCGCAAATGTCAGGGTCAAATCAGAATATTAAATTGCAGCGTGGCATTGCAACTTGGGTACGCGTCGAGATTCCGGCCAATACACAAGGTGAGCAAGTGATATATGCTCAGCCAATCCAGGGGGTTCTCAGGTTCTATCTTGAGCGCTCAGGTAAGCTGATCCAGTATACACTGATTGCTCCGGCAAAAGAGCTTGCCTCACCTGCTCAGGCGGTACTGCCGCATATTAAAGTGCCACGAAGTGAGCTGAGCGCGCAGCTTTTTATTCAGGCTCAGGGCACGCACCCCCAGGTATTATCCATTTCTATGGCGTCAGAACCCGACTTTGTGCAGTTATTTAGTCACAGAGTATTCTTGTTTGGTGTTGAGACGGGCAGTATCTATTTTGTTGCTTTTTTTCTTGTCATGATGGCTGTTTCGCAGTTCCGGCCTGGGTTACTGGCTATTGCGGGCTACGTCATACTGATTGCGGTTATCAGTGGCGCTGAGAGCGGAATAAATGTGTTGTTGTTCCCGACAGTAATGAGTGGTGCACTGGTGACATACAATAGTCAGTTCTTCTTACTTTCATTGGCTTGCTTGCTGTGTTTCTTCCATTATTTTACAGCCCAAAAGCGCCTCAATGAGCAGCATAAGTATTATCTATGGCGTTTGCTGTGGGCGCTTTTGCTGGTGGTGTGTATCAGCGCGCCACTACATGCCAGTTACCAGCTGTTGTTTCAGGTGATGGCCGCGTTGGTTGTGACCGCTTATGTGGCCTATATACTGTGTGTGCAGCCACCCCAACATCAACGCGAAGCGCGTTTGCTGGCCCTTGTTTTTACGCCCGCATTGGTGTTACTGGTGATCCTGATGCTGGGTCAGCTGGGTGTGCTTGCCAGTTCACGCTACTACCTGCTCAATCATGCTTTACTGACGGGGCATGTGTTATTGCTGGCTTATTTCGTCTATTGGCATGAAAGGCAGAAAAAGCTGCTGTTACTCCAGTATGCAAACCATGATAAAGAAACCGGGTTACCTAATCGACATATGCTACAAAAAGCCCTTGATGGTTTGCAAAGCACGCATCAGCATCACACATTGGTGATGTTTCGACCAAAGGTACTGAGCGTGATCAGACTGAATATGGGCTGGGATTATGCTGCGATTCAGCTCAAGTCTTTATTGAAAAAAGTACAAGTGCAGTTGGATACCTATGGCCGGGTGACAATCGCCGCTGAGCCGAACAGCAAAACGCAGATCTATCGGCTGGATGACACCCTTTTTGCTATTGTCTTGCGTGGCAAGTTAGAGCTAAGCCAGGTTGAGCAATATGCATGCTTGCTGGCTTCAATTTTTGAAGAAGGGATCAATTTTAAAGGAGAGTTACTTGTTGATCAGCTTGAAATAGGCGTAGCCAGTAACCCAGTTCATGCACAATCCACCGAAGCATTAATGCAACGTGCTTTACAGGCGATATCGGCACGGCCGCTGGGCACGCAAAAATGGCAGTTGTTCGATCATAATGACTCTTTGTATTTGGAGCGGCGGGTTAAGGTGGCGTCTTCGCTGAAATATGCGGTTTCGCAAAATCAGTTTACCTTGTATTTCCAGCCTCAGGTTAAGTTGCAGCAAGGGGAGGTATTTGGCGCAGAGGTGTTGTTGCGCTGGCATCATCCCGAGTTAGGTGTTATTCCGCCGGATGAATTTATTCCTATTGCTGAAGCCTTTGGCATGATCCCTGAAATTACCGACTGGGTGGTTGAGCAGGCATTATCTTTACAAGCCGAGCTGTGTAGCATTTATTCGCAACATGTTTTGTCACTCAACGTCTCGGGCAAAGACATTGGCCGAAAAGATTTGGCGGTACAATTGATAACCCTAATCAGTCAGTTAAATTTGGCACCATCTCAGCTTATGCTGGAAATCACAGAGTCCGTAACTCTTGCTAATGAAGTCGACCTGAATGAGATCATTGATGGTTTTAAGCGCCTTGGTGTCAAAATGGCCATAGACGATTTCGGCACTGGGTATTCTTCACTGGCTTACCTGAGCCAGCTTGGAGTTGATGAGATAAAGATAGATAAGAGTTTTGTAATGAATATTGCCAGCTCAGCGACCAATCAGACGATTTGCAAGGCGACCTGTGATATGGCACACAATTTAGGTTCTATGGTAGTTGCTGAAGGCGTTGAAAGCGTGCATTGCTACCAAATGTTGAAAGCGTTTGGCTGTGATATTGGCCAGGGGTTTTATATTTCCAGACCACTTCCGTTTGAAGAATATAAGGCGTGGTTAACACAATTCATTGCGCTTGACGATATAACGCAGCACCTAGCATCTGAAAATAGTTAG
- the dcd gene encoding dCTP deaminase: protein MRLSDRDIKEAIKKQHIQIQPSPADEMISGVTVDLRLGNKFRVFQDHAAPYVDLSGPKEQINAAMESIMSDEIVLEDGQAFFLHPGELALAMTYESVTLPADLVGWLDGRSSLARLGLMVHVTAHRIDPGWSGNIVLEFYNSGKLPLALRPKMKIGALSFETLSSPAEAPYNMRKDAKYKGQNSAIASRISDDNR, encoded by the coding sequence ATGAGACTCTCTGACAGAGACATAAAAGAAGCTATAAAGAAACAACACATTCAAATCCAGCCATCGCCGGCAGATGAGATGATCTCAGGGGTTACCGTTGACCTGCGCCTGGGCAACAAGTTTCGAGTGTTTCAGGACCATGCTGCGCCTTACGTTGATCTGAGCGGACCAAAAGAGCAGATTAATGCTGCAATGGAATCCATCATGAGTGATGAAATTGTGCTCGAAGATGGTCAGGCATTTTTCCTGCACCCTGGTGAGCTGGCGTTGGCAATGACCTATGAATCCGTGACTTTACCGGCAGATTTAGTTGGCTGGCTGGATGGGCGCTCCTCGCTAGCTCGGCTTGGCTTGATGGTACATGTAACGGCACATCGCATTGATCCGGGTTGGTCGGGAAATATCGTGCTGGAGTTTTATAATTCGGGAAAGTTACCATTGGCACTGAGGCCTAAGATGAAGATAGGCGCACTGAGTTTTGAAACCCTGAGCAGCCCTGCTGAAGCACCTTACAACATGCGAAAAGATGCGAAATACAAAGGGCAGAACAGTGCAATCGCAAGTCGGATCAGTGATGATAATCGCTGA
- a CDS encoding Mrp/NBP35 family ATP-binding protein, which yields MFGIEKLFTRKDPIKEQIKTHLQHYRSAIFPMGIDTQWITEITPDKSQDGLWQVSLMLPFAASGQGAVLSSHLSDSLSTDIQVTCQSKVAGTAQFKQIKHIVLVASGKGGVGKSTTAVNLAAGLASQGAQVGVLDADIYGPSIPSLLGLTGQQPEAIDEKTLKPFEKDGIRAMSIGFLVPEDDATVWRGPMASQALTQLLNETAWGELDYLIVDMPPGTGDIQLTMTQKVPASGAIVVTTPQDLALADAQKGVAMFNKVNLPIIGLIENMSYFSCQHCGGKNAIFGSEGGAKLAARHGVPLLAEIPLDTGIRENSEQGANITAQSLAIKDHYIYCAQLISSMLYLQSQSTQGVEILITDD from the coding sequence ATGTTTGGTATTGAAAAACTATTTACCAGGAAGGACCCAATCAAAGAACAGATCAAAACTCACCTGCAGCACTACCGCAGTGCAATATTTCCAATGGGAATTGATACGCAGTGGATAACAGAGATCACCCCAGACAAATCGCAGGATGGGCTCTGGCAAGTATCACTGATGTTACCTTTCGCGGCGTCAGGACAGGGCGCTGTTTTGTCCTCACATCTGAGCGATTCTCTCAGTACAGATATTCAGGTTACCTGTCAAAGTAAGGTTGCGGGCACAGCTCAATTTAAGCAAATCAAACATATTGTTTTGGTGGCATCAGGTAAAGGGGGAGTGGGCAAGTCGACCACTGCCGTTAATTTGGCTGCCGGGCTTGCGTCCCAGGGCGCACAAGTTGGTGTTCTGGATGCGGATATTTACGGTCCGTCGATCCCCTCATTACTGGGACTGACTGGTCAACAACCCGAGGCAATTGATGAAAAGACTTTAAAACCGTTTGAAAAGGACGGTATTCGGGCGATGTCCATTGGCTTTTTGGTACCGGAGGACGACGCAACGGTATGGCGCGGGCCCATGGCTTCACAAGCATTAACGCAACTACTGAATGAAACAGCCTGGGGTGAGCTGGATTATTTGATAGTGGACATGCCTCCGGGGACGGGAGATATTCAGTTGACCATGACGCAAAAAGTGCCTGCCAGCGGGGCAATTGTGGTCACTACGCCGCAGGACCTGGCTCTGGCCGATGCACAAAAAGGCGTCGCAATGTTCAATAAAGTTAACCTGCCCATTATTGGTCTGATCGAGAATATGAGTTATTTTTCGTGTCAGCATTGCGGTGGTAAAAATGCGATTTTTGGTAGTGAAGGGGGCGCCAAACTGGCCGCACGTCATGGTGTTCCTTTGCTGGCTGAAATTCCGCTTGATACTGGGATCCGGGAAAACTCTGAACAAGGTGCGAACATCACAGCTCAGTCGCTGGCGATAAAAGATCACTACATTTATTGCGCGCAGCTGATCAGCAGCATGTTGTATTTACAATCACAATCGACTCAAGGGGTCGAAATTCTAATAACGGATGACTAA
- the metG gene encoding methionine--tRNA ligase: MTKRKILITSALPYANGPTHLGHLLEYIQTDIWARFQKQQGHETYYVCADDAHGTPIMLNAQKQGITPEEMVQQVSIERQRDFADFNIEFDNYHSTHSDENRELSELIYTRLNDKGHIKKRTISQLFDPEKSIFLPDRFVTGTCPNCKAEDQNGDSCDACGATYSPTELIEPKSAMSGATPILKDSEHFFFDLPAFEDMLKTWLRSGSLQAEMANKLDEWFADGLQQWDISRDAPYFGFEIPGAPGKYFYVWLDAPIGYMASFKNLCDKQGLNFDEFWAEGSDAELYHFIGKDIIYFHSLFWPAMLDGANFRKPNNVFAHGFVTVNGAKMSKSKGTFVKARTYLEHLDPEYLRYYYAAKLNSGVTDLDLNLEDFAQRVNSDLVGKVVNIASRCAGFITKKFDGKLSSTVMDEALLNSFVAAKDSIAGHYENREYSRAVREIMTLADKANQFIDAEAPWVLAKNEDTLERAHQVCSLGLNLFRALLTYLKPILPGMAKNVEAFLNTQLSWESLDKPLVDHEINKFKALMQRVELEKVNAMVDASKESLEKKVGGQSAQPAADSPLAKEPIADEIEFNDFAKVDLRVAKIANAEHVEGADKLLKLTLDLGGETRQVFAGIKSAYAPEDLIGKLTVMVANLKPRKMRFGMSEGMVLAAGPGGKEIYILNPDEGSQPGMRVM, from the coding sequence ATGACAAAGAGAAAAATTCTCATAACAAGTGCATTGCCGTACGCCAATGGACCGACTCACCTGGGTCACCTGTTGGAATATATTCAAACTGATATCTGGGCGCGTTTCCAGAAACAACAAGGCCATGAAACCTATTATGTCTGTGCCGATGATGCACACGGCACCCCAATTATGCTGAATGCACAAAAGCAAGGCATTACACCTGAAGAGATGGTTCAGCAAGTCAGTATCGAAAGGCAACGTGATTTCGCCGACTTCAACATTGAATTTGACAACTACCACAGCACGCACAGTGATGAAAACCGCGAGCTGAGTGAATTAATTTATACGCGCCTTAACGACAAAGGTCATATCAAAAAGCGCACTATTTCACAGTTGTTTGACCCAGAGAAAAGCATTTTCCTGCCTGATCGCTTTGTCACGGGAACCTGTCCAAACTGTAAAGCAGAAGACCAAAATGGCGATAGCTGTGATGCCTGCGGCGCAACATACAGCCCAACCGAGTTGATTGAGCCTAAATCAGCGATGTCTGGTGCAACGCCAATTTTGAAAGATTCAGAGCACTTTTTCTTTGATTTGCCAGCATTTGAAGACATGCTGAAAACCTGGCTACGTTCAGGCAGCTTGCAAGCTGAAATGGCCAATAAGCTGGACGAGTGGTTTGCAGATGGCCTGCAACAGTGGGATATCAGCCGTGATGCACCTTACTTTGGTTTTGAAATCCCTGGAGCCCCCGGCAAGTACTTTTATGTCTGGCTGGATGCGCCAATCGGCTACATGGCCAGCTTCAAAAACCTGTGTGACAAGCAGGGCCTGAACTTTGATGAGTTCTGGGCGGAGGGCTCAGATGCAGAGCTTTATCACTTCATTGGTAAAGACATCATCTATTTCCACAGCCTGTTCTGGCCAGCGATGCTGGACGGGGCAAACTTCAGAAAGCCGAACAACGTTTTTGCTCATGGCTTTGTCACCGTAAACGGCGCGAAAATGTCTAAGTCAAAAGGTACTTTCGTCAAAGCACGTACCTACTTAGAACATCTGGACCCAGAGTACCTGCGTTATTACTATGCCGCTAAACTAAATAGTGGTGTAACTGATCTTGATTTAAACCTGGAAGATTTTGCACAGCGCGTCAATTCAGACCTGGTTGGCAAGGTCGTAAACATCGCCAGCCGCTGCGCAGGCTTTATCACCAAGAAATTTGACGGTAAGCTCAGCAGCACAGTCATGGACGAAGCATTACTAAACAGCTTTGTCGCAGCCAAAGACAGCATTGCCGGCCACTATGAGAACCGCGAATACAGTCGTGCAGTTCGTGAGATCATGACCCTTGCCGACAAGGCGAACCAGTTCATCGACGCTGAAGCACCCTGGGTACTGGCCAAAAATGAAGATACTCTGGAGCGTGCGCACCAGGTATGTTCACTGGGTCTGAACCTGTTCCGGGCATTGCTGACTTACCTCAAGCCTATTCTGCCTGGTATGGCAAAAAATGTTGAAGCATTCCTGAATACGCAACTGTCTTGGGAAAGCCTGGACAAACCACTGGTTGATCATGAAATCAACAAGTTTAAAGCCCTAATGCAACGTGTTGAACTGGAGAAGGTGAATGCTATGGTTGATGCTTCTAAAGAAAGCCTGGAGAAAAAAGTCGGTGGTCAGAGCGCTCAGCCTGCGGCGGATAGCCCACTGGCCAAAGAGCCAATCGCGGACGAAATCGAGTTCAATGATTTTGCCAAAGTTGATTTGCGCGTCGCTAAAATTGCCAACGCAGAGCACGTAGAAGGCGCAGACAAACTGCTGAAACTGACACTGGACTTAGGTGGCGAAACCCGCCAGGTGTTTGCAGGTATTAAGTCTGCCTATGCACCCGAAGATCTGATCGGCAAACTCACCGTCATGGTTGCCAACCTGAAGCCCCGCAAGATGCGCTTTGGCATGTCTGAAGGCATGGTTCTGGCAGCAGGTCCTGGTGGCAAAGAAATCTATATTCTTAACCCGGATGAGGGCTCACAACCGGGCATGCGCGTGATGTGA
- a CDS encoding NADAR family protein: MAISSNTQLIEYIAKSKKPKFVFFWGHQKAKSGVSKSCFSQWYPAYFEQHGLMFKTAEHYMMYHKAMLFDNHEVALRILECGHPGEAKKLGRAVTGFDEATWNAKRFDIVVSANMLKFAQNPELKEFLLSTGKRVLVEASPVDKIWGIGLAEDHEFASVPQKWNGLNLLGYALMVVRDELSQDTQTA; the protein is encoded by the coding sequence GTGGCAATAAGTAGTAACACGCAATTAATCGAGTATATTGCGAAATCAAAAAAGCCGAAGTTTGTTTTTTTCTGGGGTCACCAAAAAGCCAAATCAGGTGTTTCTAAGTCCTGTTTCAGTCAATGGTATCCGGCTTACTTTGAGCAGCATGGGTTGATGTTTAAAACTGCTGAGCATTACATGATGTACCACAAGGCGATGCTATTTGATAATCATGAAGTGGCGCTGCGTATTTTAGAATGTGGTCATCCTGGCGAGGCTAAAAAGCTGGGCAGGGCTGTCACCGGTTTTGATGAAGCCACCTGGAATGCTAAGCGATTCGATATTGTTGTCAGTGCAAACATGCTGAAGTTTGCACAAAACCCTGAACTGAAGGAGTTCTTGCTTTCAACCGGCAAAAGGGTTCTGGTTGAGGCCAGTCCGGTTGATAAAATTTGGGGGATTGGTTTGGCAGAAGATCACGAATTTGCAAGTGTGCCTCAGAAGTGGAATGGACTAAACCTGCTGGGCTATGCCCTGATGGTAGTGCGCGACGAATTGTCTCAGGACACTCAAACCGCTTAA
- a CDS encoding GNAT family N-acetyltransferase, whose amino-acid sequence MKVSDLSSDHSDIEVIANWYYQQWDSKDPNATLQSVTDKLSSSDSRTGFAAYIGDELVGAGEITQRITSSYSGYQHWLDGVYVPTEHRGKGISTALVEFAIAKAIKLKLPALYLRCEAHLVKLYESHGFSVIDMDGQKFIMAHTLT is encoded by the coding sequence ATGAAAGTCTCAGACTTATCGAGTGACCATTCAGACATTGAGGTCATCGCTAATTGGTATTACCAGCAATGGGACAGTAAAGACCCAAATGCAACATTGCAAAGCGTGACTGACAAGTTATCCTCATCTGATTCGCGAACAGGTTTTGCCGCCTATATTGGCGATGAGTTGGTTGGTGCGGGCGAAATCACGCAGCGAATAACGTCCAGTTATTCAGGCTATCAGCATTGGCTTGATGGCGTGTATGTGCCGACTGAGCATCGTGGCAAAGGCATCTCAACGGCTTTGGTTGAGTTTGCGATTGCCAAGGCAATTAAGCTCAAGTTGCCTGCACTCTATCTTCGCTGTGAAGCTCATCTGGTGAAATTATATGAATCTCATGGATTTAGTGTCATTGATATGGACGGACAGAAGTTCATCATGGCACATACATTAACTTAG